The Aspergillus flavus chromosome 2, complete sequence region CTGTAGTCCGGTCTGTTCCACCGCGATAAGGAATGAACAAAATCTCTCGAGTGCGTTAAAAGGCTCCTCGAATGGGAAATTTGGTGGTATGTGCAAAGCGGGGTTTGATTAGATTAGGGTGAGGCTagtcaaaaaggaaaaagacgagaagaaaaacctATCAGTGAACGCTTAGTGATCCGACATTCTAAAGGGATCGATGTCACTGTTGGGGGGGGGAAGATTTGGTGGGATTAAATGCGAAAACACACCCAACGGGCAAACCCACCCATAAAGTCTTTCAGGTCATTAATAGCATTCATACAAAACTCTTCGCCTCTTTCATAGATAGCGAAGGGAACTCACTGTCAAACAAAAAGGTATTGAGTTAACAAAGCAAGAGCATTTCGCCGTAAAGAGCGATTGTAAAGGTCCGAGTCCCGACGGTGGTTGTGCTGGTTGGATTTATCCTCTAAGTATGACATCGAACAACGGCTCTCTTGGCGCCACTACCATCTTGCAGCTCATGTTCTCCCCACCACCGGAAGCATAATTTATAGACCACAGGTGAATGCAGGAGCACAGTGATTGGTTAGGGAAAATGAAGCAAGTGAATTCGGAGGTGAATACAGTgttaaaaaatctatttcaTACAAGGCACACGCAGCATATACCAATGTCTCTCCAGTGCTCGGCTGTATTATAACATGGGACCGACAACCTTCCCCAGAATGGCTCCATCAATTactgctttttctttactcgtcatcctcctcatccttgacCATGTACTGGTGCTTGATGTCCTTCCATTGACGCTGTAGAATCCGTCAGTGTTATAGTCCTTGATGATCCCGATTCGTCAGGGTCGGAAGTTAGAAACATACGCCGCGGTTCATGGCATCCCAGATGCGGTTGGAGGCCGAGTCATAGGCACTGTTTGTGGAAAGCTGGTCAGCAGTCTGTTATAACAGACCAATATCAGGTCGACACGCACATCTCGAAAGCGAAGGCACTGGTGAAGATGGCCGTGAGGTAAACGGCGTTCCTGCGGATCAGGCCCCTAAATACCGTTGAAAGATCACAGGTTAGCGAGACCGAAGATATATTCAACGAGACCGTCGTTGGGTGATCCGGGGAGGGGAGACATGCTGGTAGATAGCGGAAGCAATCTGGAGCGGTAACCACTGTTGTTAGCCATTGAACATCATTAGTCAATTCCAAGCAAGAATCACTTACAGCGCCGGCCATTGTGACGAGTTTGAATTAGGGAATGAGGGcggaaaaagagagggaggcaGCAAGGAGACGGGGACTATGTCACAATGGAGGAATGCGAGGTTGAAGTTTCGAAGTTGGCCGGCGCGAAAAGCAG contains the following coding sequences:
- a CDS encoding ubiquinol-cytochrome C reductase, giving the protein MAGAVSDSCLELTNDVQWLTTVVTAPDCFRYLPACLPSPDHPTTVSLNISSVSLTCDLSTVFRGLIRRNAVYLTAIFTSAFAFEIAYDSASNRIWDAMNRGRQWKDIKHQYMVKDEEDDE